Part of the Solanum pennellii chromosome 10, SPENNV200 genome is shown below.
aaaatgaagaaaatattgatGTATGAAATTGCCAAAAGTCCCCGGGGCTTAGCTCAATTGGCAAAGGTTGAGGGACTTGTGACTTAAGTTACTAGTTCGAGCCCCGTGTCAATCGAACTAAGTCTGATATTAAGTGGAGAAGGGAGGAATGAACCCATCATCCCCCTAGTTCCGAAGGCTGCGGTTGGTCCTAAGGGTTGTATCCTAATGGATTTCTCAGTCATCAAGAAGAAATTGCCCTAAAAATTGTCAAATTGTCCTAGCTCCAAGCACTTCTTCTTTTAGATGTACAGATATATGGATTTTTTTCCTAATAGTCTAGTCAATAATTGGATATTACTGTGCCAACGCCACTCTAAGTATTCTGAgatagttaaagaactaggtAACTCAGATTGTACGCATCCCTACCTAATCGTCAGATGTCCCAAAAAAGTGGATTATTGTGCAAGTCAAGTGTTGCCTTGCATGTATTCATGCCTTTTGGTCCTTTTTTCCCTCTCAAATGACTTTTTCTTTGCAAGGTACTATTGACTAATGTCAGTGTATGTATGTTGGCTCTTTTCAGAAACTTGATATGTCAAGCTGTCAGAATGTTAGTCATGTGGGTTTGTCATCTCTTACTAGCTGTGCTGGATGTCTGCGGCAACTTGTACTATCATATGGTTCTCCTGTAAGGGTTAAAGGACTTGAGCATCTTTCAGTAGTATTGCgtttttaatttgattgttgATTTCAAATTACTGGTATTTCAGGTTACACCTGCTGTCGCAGATAGCTTGCAGAAGCTTTCTAGGTTGCAGTGCGTCAAACTAGATGGCTGCCAAGTTACATGCTCTGGACTGATGGCTATTGGAAATTGGTGTGTCTCACTTAAAGAACTGAGCTTAAGTAAATGTGTGGGAGTGACAGATGAAGGTCTCTCCTCCCTCGTAACGAAGCACAAAGACTTAAGGAAGCTTGACATTACTTGTTGCCGCAAGATCACTTACATATCAATTTCCCATATAACGAATTCTTGTGCCTCCCTTACTTCTCTTAGGATGGAGTCTTGTACTCTAGTTCCGAGAGAAGCTTTTGTTCTAATTGGACAGCGTTGCCAGTACCTTGAAGAGCTTGACTTTACAGACAACGAAATTGATGATGAAGGTCATCCCTTTACCTTAAAGGTCTCAGGCTTCTGTTGTAATTTTGAAAGTTCCACCTTTATATCTGACGGTGTCCTACATATGCAGGTTTGAAGACCATTTCCAAGTGTGCCAGCCTTTCCAGCTTAAAGCTAGGGATCTGTTTGAATATAACCGATCAGGGTCTTATGCACATTGGCATGTGCTGCTCAAATCTTAAGGAGCTTGACTTATATAGGTATGTATTTCACAGTTCATGGGATGTTATTTGAGATAGTGTAACTATATATCTTGTgcagtttttttattttttatattcttttcttttgtgatgGATTGGTTAAACTCACTTTTAATTACGGAGTACTAGAGATTGAGTGTGCTGATTACTGGGTTATTATTCTTGACAGGTCTGCTGGAATTTCCGACTTGGGAATATTAGCAATCTCTCGTGGTTGTATTGGCCTTGAAATGATCAATATTGCCTATTGCAATCGTATTACTGATAGCTCATTCATATCTATATCGAAGTGTTCAAAGTTGAATACACTTGAAAGTCGAGGTTGTCCTCTTGTCACATCTTTAGGTCTTGCAGCTGTTGCTGTGGGATGTAAGCAGCTTACGACACTAGacataaaaaattgtcacaacATTGATGATGCTGGAATGATTCCACTTGCTCACTTCTTGACAAACCTCAAACAGGTAACCACAGCTTCTCTTTCATTGACATTGACAAACTGGAGCATTGACATCGTATATAAGTTGGCCATCTGTCTATTACACAGATAAATTTATCCTACACTTCAGTGACGGATGTGGGGCTGTTGTCTCTTGCCAGCATCAGCGGTCTACAGAACATGACAATCCTGCACCTCAAGGGTCTATCTCCTGGTGGACTAGGAGCTGCACTGTTGGCTTGTGGCGGACTTACTAAAGTTAAGCTGCAGACatcatttaaatcattgctACCACAACCTCTCCTTCAACATCTAGAATCCCGGGGTTGTGTTTTTCAGTGGAGAGAGAAACCATTTCAGGTATCTttctcatatttatttttacctACTTTTTCTCTGATAATATGTGCGGTACTTATATGGTTGTCAAAATATACTGTTGTGTGAATCAATTAGAATTACATATTTTAGCTAAAACATGACATGGTTATTACTTTATCTAGAGGATCAATGCAGTTTCAGTGGCTTTCTTGTTTGGCATTTAATGAGACAATAAAATTAAGTTTTGATTATCTTGTGgttataatgatgaaaatcaccTTTTTTTTCTTGGTCTAGTCATTAATTATCTTTCTTTTATTGGTTAACCACAGGCTGAAGTAGATCCAATATACTGGAAAATTCAGCTGGACAATTTAGAATGAAGACTTGAGCCCTCAATTTGAGCCATTTATGCGAGTGTCCTAAAATGGATAGTCGCCCCAGAGCCTCCGGAGTCCTTACTTCATCTGTTAGCACTTCATCAGGCAAGGTGCATTGTTTATGGCGACTGTTTTCCCTGTTAAGTGTCTGCAACTTGTTCGTCTGTCCATTCAGCATTGCCCCAgcatcaaatcaattttttcaaaaatgttatgAGATGGATTAAACAGATCAAAATCATGTTTATTGTTTAGCAATCAATATCTGGGTTTGTGAATGTTTATTCCTTTTCACTAATGTGATTTCACGTGAAGTTACTTCAAAATTTACTCTCAATTAAACAGTTATTTGACAGAAATAGCTGTGCTCGTACCGTAAGAACTTTTTGCCCCCTCAAACTCTTTGAGCCTTTCAGTCTTAAGAATGCCAGTTGATACCATTAAGAAGATGAAACATCATAGATTTCTTGATAGGCTTTTGGTCAATCCCTTGATGTGATTTCTTAAAGTAGGGGTggaaatatgataattatacaGTCCAAACGAATAACTGACTTTGTTATAAAGAGGTTTGACTGTGTGAGTTATGCCATTGATCTCCCTAATGTTTAACATCACACCGTGATGCGAAAGAATCAATTCTTAATTAGCATTTGCTGACAACTTCTCTGGATATGAACAGCTATTCTTGTTCAATCAATTCACTTCATCAGATATAATGTTGTCAAGAAGTTCTTGGACATGTAGAGACTTTAAACTAAAAGAGCACTCCTTCAATTTGATGACAATTTCTTTACAAACAGATAAAATTTGCACTCTGAATTTCATTCCACAGGTATATGAATGTTTCTGTAGTTTTTGATACATATGTACATGATCAAAACAGACACAAAGAATTAGTAACAGATGTACATGGGCAGAATGAAGTTGATCAAAGAATTATCAGACTTGGAATATCTAAAAGATGTGATCAAATGTAGGATTTATTTGAAAGCTTATGTCCAGAAATGAGAGCTGAGAC
Proteins encoded:
- the LOC107032076 gene encoding F-box/LRR-repeat protein 3; the protein is MIPKSSILGTMKKQKPISETLFNPFDLLSEEIVFSVLDCLNDNPFDKKSFSLVCKSFYAIESHHRKILKPFRSEHLTKVLSRYPQVTHLDLSLCPRITDGSLTVIANFCKEMLRSINLSRSKSFTHVGLSNLVMNCGNLVEIDLSNATELKDVSAAALAQAKNLEKLWLVRCKSLTDIGLGCIAVGCRKLRLLSLRWCLGVGDLGVGLIAVKCKEIRSLDLSYLPITNECLSSISKLQYLEELILEGCYGIDDDSLASLEQGCKSLEKLDMSSCQNVSHVGLSSLTSCAGCLRQLVLSYGSPVTPAVADSLQKLSRLQCVKLDGCQVTCSGLMAIGNWCVSLKELSLSKCVGVTDEGLSSLVTKHKDLRKLDITCCRKITYISISHITNSCASLTSLRMESCTLVPREAFVLIGQRCQYLEELDFTDNEIDDEGLKTISKCASLSSLKLGICLNITDQGLMHIGMCCSNLKELDLYRSAGISDLGILAISRGCIGLEMINIAYCNRITDSSFISISKCSKLNTLESRGCPLVTSLGLAAVAVGCKQLTTLDIKNCHNIDDAGMIPLAHFLTNLKQINLSYTSVTDVGLLSLASISGLQNMTILHLKGLSPGGLGAALLACGGLTKVKLQTSFKSLLPQPLLQHLESRGCVFQWREKPFQAEVDPIYWKIQLDNLE